Proteins encoded by one window of Enterobacter hormaechei subsp. xiangfangensis:
- a CDS encoding aromatic ring-hydroxylating oxygenase subunit alpha, whose protein sequence is MTTTVQHYLDKGLRGLWYPVLASWEVQSAPVGITRLGEQIVVWRNKDGQVQALEDRCPHRGARLSMGWNLGDRIACWYHGVEVAGNGEVKDVPAVDKCPLVGQQCVRSYNVQEAHGAIFLWFGVTADQQPDELTFPDELADTDSFSNFLCTAAWKCNYQYALENVMDPMHGTYLHSSSHSMAEGDRKADMVLQPTKTGFIFEKKGQSGVNFDWVELGNSGTCWMRLSIPYKKRFGPGGHFFIVGMVVPEDNDNCRVFFWRIRRVQGWQRDMWRFMYRNRLEKLHWEVLEQDRVVLESLAPNARDHEYLYQHDVGLSRLRRMMQKAAKEQLAMREAQQGAA, encoded by the coding sequence ATGACGACGACCGTACAACATTATCTGGATAAAGGCCTGCGTGGCCTCTGGTATCCGGTGCTGGCGAGCTGGGAAGTGCAGTCTGCGCCGGTGGGCATCACCCGCCTGGGCGAGCAGATTGTGGTCTGGCGCAATAAAGATGGCCAGGTGCAGGCGCTGGAGGACCGCTGCCCGCACCGCGGCGCGCGCCTGTCGATGGGCTGGAACCTCGGGGACCGCATTGCCTGCTGGTATCACGGCGTAGAGGTGGCGGGCAACGGCGAAGTGAAAGACGTGCCCGCCGTAGATAAATGTCCGCTGGTCGGCCAGCAGTGCGTACGCAGCTATAACGTGCAGGAGGCGCACGGCGCCATCTTCCTCTGGTTTGGCGTCACCGCGGACCAGCAGCCGGACGAGCTGACCTTCCCGGACGAGCTCGCCGATACGGACAGCTTCAGCAACTTCCTCTGCACCGCCGCGTGGAAATGCAATTACCAGTACGCGCTGGAAAACGTGATGGACCCGATGCACGGCACCTATCTGCACTCCTCGTCGCACTCGATGGCGGAAGGGGATCGCAAGGCCGACATGGTGCTCCAGCCGACCAAAACCGGTTTTATTTTCGAGAAGAAAGGGCAGAGCGGCGTCAATTTTGACTGGGTGGAGCTGGGCAACAGCGGCACCTGCTGGATGCGCCTCTCCATTCCGTACAAGAAGCGCTTCGGGCCGGGCGGCCACTTCTTTATCGTCGGCATGGTGGTGCCGGAAGATAACGACAACTGCCGCGTCTTCTTCTGGCGCATTCGCCGTGTGCAGGGCTGGCAGCGCGATATGTGGCGTTTCATGTACCGCAACCGTCTGGAAAAACTGCACTGGGAAGTGCTGGAGCAGGACCGCGTGGTGCTGGAAAGCCTGGCGCCAAACGCGCGCGATCATGAGTACCTGTATCAGCACGACGTCGGTCTTTCGCGCCTGCGCCGCATGATGCAAAAGGCCGCCAAAGAGCAGCTGGCGATGCGTGAAGCACAGCAGGGAGCCGCCTGA
- a CDS encoding VOC family protein, which produces MSVTGIEKLEFGVEDLTHCAKFMRDFGLTGDASGQRFTTLSGARVELNPIDSPDLPPAFEAGNTLRRMTWAVAAQSDLDALRPKLAQQPGFREVGDALECLDPNGMTLRVQVTQQTDVELNVEPINQWGDARRIDTPSPVYDRAQPINVGHVVFFVEELAAVEKFYREVLGFQVSDRYINRAVFLRCGVRGGHHNLFLLQLPNRKRGLNHVAFTVRDIHEVIGGGIAMNKHDWSTFIGPGRHPVSSAYFWYVNSPTGGAFEYYTNDDYLTENWQPRELEHSLVSFTEWAVEGGIDHDTRRQQKKPEAV; this is translated from the coding sequence ATGAGTGTAACCGGAATTGAAAAGCTGGAATTTGGTGTGGAAGACCTGACGCACTGCGCCAAATTTATGCGTGATTTTGGCCTGACGGGCGATGCCAGCGGCCAGCGTTTCACCACCCTGAGCGGCGCGCGCGTGGAGCTTAACCCGATCGACAGCCCCGACCTGCCGCCCGCGTTTGAAGCGGGCAACACCCTGCGCCGCATGACCTGGGCGGTTGCCGCACAGTCCGATCTCGACGCGCTGCGCCCGAAGCTGGCGCAGCAGCCCGGCTTTCGCGAAGTGGGCGACGCGCTGGAATGCCTCGATCCGAACGGCATGACGCTGCGCGTGCAGGTGACCCAGCAGACCGACGTGGAGCTTAACGTCGAGCCAATAAACCAGTGGGGCGACGCCCGCCGTATCGACACGCCCAGCCCGGTTTACGATCGCGCCCAGCCGATCAACGTGGGGCATGTGGTGTTCTTCGTGGAGGAGCTGGCGGCGGTGGAAAAATTCTACCGCGAGGTGCTCGGCTTCCAGGTCTCGGATCGCTATATCAACCGCGCCGTGTTCCTGCGCTGCGGCGTGCGTGGCGGCCATCACAACCTGTTCCTGCTGCAACTGCCGAACCGCAAGCGCGGCCTTAACCACGTGGCCTTCACCGTGCGCGATATCCACGAGGTGATCGGCGGCGGTATCGCGATGAATAAACATGACTGGAGCACCTTTATCGGGCCGGGACGTCATCCGGTGTCGTCGGCGTACTTCTGGTACGTCAACAGCCCGACCGGCGGCGCGTTTGAGTATTACACCAACGATGATTACCTGACGGAAAACTGGCAGCCGCGCGAGCTGGAGCATTCCCTGGTCTCCTTCACCGAGTGGGCGGTGGAAGGCGGGATTGACCACGACACGCGCCGTCAGCAGAAAAAGCCGGAGGCGGTATGA
- a CDS encoding alpha/beta fold hydrolase, giving the protein MTGFREQGSGIPLMLLHGISSGAASWHKQMALNGFRVLAWDMPGYGESPMLAVARANAGDYADALAAMLDRAGVWQTVLVGHSLGALVASAFAAKFPDRVIHLVLADAAQGYGNAAPEQREQVWRNREQQMALGGEILAQTRAPKLLRPGARAEDIATVAAGMRVLRPEGYLAASWMLAHDDIHGWLKRYSGSFEVWCGEQDAITQPELVQGLALRYGMPFIAIPQAGHASYLDNDAFFNQQLLRINEEVRDECTN; this is encoded by the coding sequence ATGACGGGTTTTCGTGAACAGGGAAGCGGCATTCCGCTGATGCTGCTGCACGGGATCAGCTCCGGCGCCGCCTCCTGGCACAAGCAGATGGCGCTGAACGGTTTTCGCGTGCTGGCGTGGGACATGCCGGGCTATGGCGAAAGCCCGATGCTGGCCGTAGCGCGGGCAAACGCGGGGGATTACGCCGACGCGCTGGCGGCCATGCTGGATCGCGCCGGTGTCTGGCAGACAGTGCTGGTCGGCCATTCCCTGGGGGCGCTGGTGGCCAGCGCCTTTGCGGCAAAGTTCCCGGATCGCGTCATTCATCTGGTGCTGGCCGACGCGGCGCAGGGGTACGGCAATGCCGCGCCGGAGCAGCGGGAGCAGGTCTGGCGCAACCGCGAGCAGCAGATGGCGCTGGGGGGCGAAATCCTCGCCCAGACCCGCGCCCCGAAGCTGCTGCGCCCCGGCGCGCGCGCGGAAGATATCGCCACCGTCGCGGCGGGCATGCGGGTGCTGCGCCCGGAAGGCTACCTTGCCGCCTCGTGGATGCTGGCGCATGACGACATCCACGGCTGGCTGAAGCGTTATTCCGGCAGTTTTGAAGTCTGGTGCGGCGAGCAGGATGCCATCACCCAGCCGGAGCTGGTTCAGGGTCTGGCGCTGCGCTACGGCATGCCGTTTATCGCCATTCCGCAGGCCGGGCACGCCAGCTATCTCGATAACGACGCGTTTTTCAACCAACAGCTTTTACGCATTAACGAAGAGGTGCGCGATGAATGCACAAATTGA
- a CDS encoding cupin domain-containing protein: protein MTDSTVTNKTGIKPDHLTMEEWVESRIARFEGRKYDWNALKFQADFDPKYRRAQMRYIGTGATGVANDTNTVQADHFTFSTMVLPSKCEGPLHLHDDVEEVFFMLKGQITLMIQDGDNYTETVLRERDLISVPPGIYRGLFNHGEEEALMCVMLGTNKPEIPTYPSDHPLSKVKRN from the coding sequence ATGACTGATTCAACCGTAACCAACAAAACAGGCATCAAACCTGACCATCTGACGATGGAAGAGTGGGTCGAGTCGCGCATCGCGCGCTTCGAAGGCCGTAAATACGACTGGAACGCGCTGAAGTTCCAGGCCGATTTTGATCCGAAATATCGCCGGGCGCAGATGCGCTACATCGGCACCGGCGCAACCGGCGTGGCGAACGACACCAATACCGTGCAGGCGGACCATTTTACCTTCTCCACCATGGTGCTGCCGTCGAAGTGCGAAGGACCGCTGCACCTGCACGACGACGTGGAAGAGGTGTTCTTCATGCTCAAGGGGCAGATCACGCTGATGATCCAGGACGGCGACAACTACACCGAAACCGTGCTGCGCGAGCGTGACCTGATCTCCGTTCCGCCGGGCATCTATCGCGGCCTGTTTAACCACGGCGAAGAAGAAGCGCTGATGTGCGTCATGCTGGGGACCAATAAGCCGGAAATCCCGACCTATCCGTCCGACCATCCGCTTTCCAAAGTGAAGCGGAACTAA
- a CDS encoding Rieske (2Fe-2S) protein yields the protein MSWIGVCDAEQVQEDFPFSGNVDGKEIGVYLIDGEYYALEDVCPHAYALLSQGFVEDGKVECPLHEAVFDVKTGQCLHGPGGRNLNRYPVRVFENQIQITFVEETVA from the coding sequence ATGAGCTGGATAGGCGTATGTGACGCAGAGCAAGTACAGGAAGATTTCCCTTTTAGCGGCAACGTCGACGGTAAAGAGATCGGCGTTTACCTGATCGACGGTGAATATTACGCGCTGGAGGACGTATGCCCGCACGCCTATGCCCTGCTGAGTCAGGGCTTCGTGGAAGACGGCAAGGTGGAATGCCCGCTGCACGAGGCGGTATTCGACGTCAAAACCGGTCAGTGCCTGCACGGCCCCGGCGGGCGCAACCTCAACCGCTACCCGGTTCGGGTCTTTGAAAACCAGATTCAGATTACCTTCGTCGAGGAGACCGTGGCATGA
- a CDS encoding IclR family transcriptional regulator: MANDQEVKYLVPGLERGLQLLLAFGEQHRDLTFAELHRLVDMPKATAYRVVQTLEYMGFLERNTRTNTFSLGMNVLRLGFEYIASLDVAQVGQPVIEQLRDVSQCSSHLAIRDGRDIIYIARVSAAGSRINQVSIGTRLPVHCTSLGRMLLTDISRADFEQLFPHERLPGNTPGQLHDREALWQMVQQDKARGYVIGESFFRHGISSIVYPVYDRSGRVAAVVSILVPSEEIPQSDRERLQNEVRLAADKISGFLGYLSQAS, translated from the coding sequence ATGGCAAACGATCAGGAAGTGAAGTATCTGGTGCCGGGGCTGGAGCGCGGTTTACAGCTGCTGTTGGCCTTTGGCGAGCAGCATCGCGATCTGACTTTTGCCGAGCTGCACCGGCTGGTGGATATGCCGAAGGCGACCGCCTATCGCGTGGTGCAGACGCTGGAGTACATGGGCTTTCTGGAGCGCAACACGCGCACCAATACCTTTTCGCTGGGCATGAACGTGCTGCGTCTTGGCTTTGAGTACATCGCCTCGCTGGACGTGGCGCAGGTCGGCCAGCCGGTGATCGAGCAACTGCGCGACGTGAGCCAGTGCAGCAGCCATCTGGCGATCCGCGACGGGCGCGACATTATATACATCGCCCGCGTCAGCGCCGCCGGGTCGCGTATCAACCAGGTCAGCATTGGTACCCGTCTGCCGGTGCACTGTACCTCGCTGGGCCGCATGCTGTTGACCGATATTTCCCGCGCTGATTTCGAACAGCTGTTCCCGCATGAGCGTCTGCCGGGCAACACGCCGGGGCAGCTTCACGACCGTGAAGCCCTGTGGCAGATGGTGCAGCAGGACAAAGCCCGCGGGTATGTCATCGGCGAATCCTTCTTCCGCCACGGCATCTCTTCCATCGTCTACCCGGTGTATGACCGAAGCGGCCGCGTGGCGGCGGTAGTCAGCATTCTGGTGCCGTCGGAGGAGATCCCGCAGAGCGACCGCGAGCGCCTGCAAAACGAGGTTCGCCTTGCGGCGGATAAAATTTCTGGCTTCTTAGGGTATCTATCACAGGCCAGTTAA
- a CDS encoding MFS transporter, translated as MTTLETNTEPVEASGEGTRTPEKAVRWAIPLSLLACVLLAFFDKISIAALFSDTHFQQAMGIDFDTTRLGILMSAFLLSYGFSSVFLSGLGDKIAPLRLLTGMMAVWCVLMVAMGFTHNYTLMIVLRILLGVAEGPLFPLAFAIVRHNFPQHLQARATMLWLLGTPVGAAIGFPLSLWLLNTFGWQSTFFVMAMLTVPVLIFVRIGLRGIRLEAKLGTSQASRDERRAARRELFVSPHFWIICIFNIAFLTYLWGINGWLPGYLIKGKGIHLEHAGWLSSMPFIAMLAGEVIGAWLSDRVDKRAAACFISMAGAAVGLAAVMHLDTPLAIIAAMSFSTFMWGTGAPNIFALLAKATHPRVSATAGGIFNGLGNFAGALSPAVMGALIAFTHSMDSGLIFLAVMAAVGCVLLLPLLRRY; from the coding sequence ATGACCACACTAGAGACTAACACCGAGCCGGTTGAGGCGAGCGGTGAGGGAACCCGCACGCCCGAAAAAGCGGTGCGCTGGGCCATCCCGCTGTCGCTGCTGGCCTGCGTGCTGCTGGCCTTTTTCGACAAAATCAGCATCGCGGCGCTCTTTTCGGATACCCATTTCCAGCAGGCGATGGGCATTGATTTCGACACCACGCGTCTCGGCATTCTGATGAGCGCTTTCCTGCTGAGCTATGGCTTCTCATCGGTGTTTTTAAGCGGTTTAGGCGACAAAATCGCGCCGCTGCGCCTGCTCACCGGGATGATGGCAGTGTGGTGCGTGCTGATGGTGGCGATGGGCTTTACCCATAACTACACGCTGATGATCGTCCTGCGTATTCTGCTGGGCGTGGCGGAAGGACCGCTGTTCCCGCTGGCCTTCGCCATTGTGCGCCACAACTTCCCGCAGCATTTGCAGGCGCGCGCCACCATGCTGTGGTTGCTGGGCACCCCGGTGGGCGCGGCGATTGGTTTCCCGCTCTCCCTCTGGCTGCTGAACACCTTTGGCTGGCAGAGCACTTTCTTTGTGATGGCCATGCTTACCGTGCCGGTGCTTATCTTTGTGCGCATTGGTCTGCGCGGTATCCGCCTGGAGGCAAAACTCGGCACCTCGCAGGCGTCCCGGGACGAGCGGCGCGCCGCGCGGCGCGAACTGTTTGTCAGCCCGCACTTCTGGATCATCTGCATCTTTAACATCGCTTTCCTGACCTACCTGTGGGGCATCAACGGCTGGTTGCCTGGCTACTTAATTAAGGGCAAAGGCATCCACCTGGAGCATGCGGGCTGGCTGTCGTCGATGCCGTTCATCGCCATGTTGGCAGGGGAAGTGATTGGCGCGTGGCTCTCTGACCGGGTCGATAAGCGCGCGGCGGCCTGCTTTATCTCGATGGCGGGGGCGGCGGTAGGCCTGGCGGCGGTGATGCACCTCGACACCCCGCTTGCCATCATCGCGGCGATGAGCTTCAGCACCTTTATGTGGGGCACCGGCGCACCCAACATTTTCGCCCTGCTGGCGAAGGCCACCCATCCCCGGGTGAGCGCCACGGCGGGCGGTATCTTCAACGGGCTGGGAAACTTTGCGGGCGCGCTGTCGCCGGCGGTGATGGGCGCGCTTATCGCCTTTACCCACAGCATGGATTCCGGGCTGATTTTTCTGGCGGTGATGGCGGCGGTGGGCTGCGTCCTGTTACTGCCGCTGCTGAGACGTTACTGA
- a CDS encoding SDR family oxidoreductase, giving the protein MNGLLSGKRIVITGAARGLGFHFAKACAEQGAAVVMCDILKGELAESAHALSERGYAIEPHVIDLADPQSIEQVFSAIGEQGQIDGLVNNAAMATGVGGKNMLDYDPDLWDRVMSVNVKGTWLVTRAAVPLLREGAGIVNVASDTALWGAPRLMAYVASKGAVIAMTRSMARELGEKRIRINAIAPGLTRVEATEYVPAERHQLYENGRALTGAQQPEDVTGSVVWLLSDLSRFITGQLIPVNGGFVFN; this is encoded by the coding sequence ATGAACGGGCTGCTGAGCGGCAAGCGCATCGTCATAACCGGCGCCGCGCGCGGGCTGGGCTTTCACTTTGCCAAAGCCTGCGCGGAGCAGGGCGCGGCGGTGGTGATGTGCGACATCCTGAAGGGCGAGCTGGCCGAAAGCGCCCACGCCCTGAGCGAGCGGGGCTATGCGATCGAACCGCACGTTATCGATCTGGCCGATCCACAGTCCATTGAGCAGGTGTTCAGCGCCATTGGCGAGCAGGGTCAGATCGATGGCCTGGTGAACAACGCGGCGATGGCGACGGGCGTCGGCGGCAAAAACATGCTCGATTACGATCCGGATCTCTGGGATCGGGTGATGAGCGTCAATGTCAAAGGCACCTGGCTGGTGACGCGCGCCGCCGTGCCGCTGCTGCGTGAAGGGGCGGGCATTGTGAACGTGGCGTCCGACACCGCGCTGTGGGGCGCGCCGCGCCTGATGGCCTACGTCGCCAGCAAGGGGGCCGTCATTGCCATGACCCGATCAATGGCGCGCGAACTGGGTGAAAAGCGTATACGCATTAATGCCATCGCGCCGGGGTTAACCCGCGTCGAGGCGACGGAATATGTCCCCGCCGAACGGCATCAGCTCTACGAAAACGGACGCGCGTTAACCGGCGCGCAGCAGCCGGAAGATGTCACCGGCAGCGTGGTCTGGCTGCTAAGCGATCTGTCTCGGTTCATCACCGGACAGCTGATCCCGGTCAACGGCGGTTTTGTCTTTAACTAA
- a CDS encoding recombinase-like helix-turn-helix domain-containing protein, whose protein sequence is MSDTLNFNPALPESRQFTPPAEGGNGAIHKPGDYTNLIWQTRSREPESWEVKLIATLEDLFEQGVETLPELVSGLNAVRMHDQQGEPWSDASFQAFLQVNGY, encoded by the coding sequence ATGAGCGACACCCTGAACTTCAACCCGGCGCTGCCGGAAAGCCGCCAGTTTACCCCACCGGCAGAGGGCGGTAATGGCGCCATTCATAAGCCGGGTGATTACACCAACCTGATCTGGCAAACCCGCAGCCGCGAGCCGGAAAGCTGGGAAGTGAAGCTGATTGCGACGCTGGAAGATCTCTTCGAGCAGGGCGTTGAAACCTTGCCGGAGCTGGTAAGCGGGCTGAACGCGGTGCGCATGCACGACCAGCAGGGCGAGCCGTGGAGCGACGCCAGCTTCCAGGCATTCTTACAGGTTAACGGCTACTGA
- a CDS encoding NAD(P)/FAD-dependent oxidoreductase — protein MTSRIVIIGGGQSGGWAAKTLRDEGFDGEICVVAEEEWDFYERPPLSKASLLEPDAALPRLFTDEVQQALDLTWYRPLRAESVDRDEKKVLLSNGEQLSYNILLIATGGRARLPSQAWASHPQVYTLRHWQDAQRLKSRLSESHKLAIIGGGWIGLEIAASARKSCVAVTLFEQQPALCMRSVSGEVSQRLEAIHREQGVEIRTGCGALELEDDGGLPVVHCDGNRETFDAVLVGIGVDLNLELARDAGLKTGRGIVVDAQGRTSDPFIFAAGDVAQHHHYGLCIQSWAFAQNQAVATAKAMLNPDAPGYDDAPWLWSDQYQHNIQILGIPQAGCRTIVREEALYFSLDDNGRLTQLVAFNDARTVKLAKRWMAAGRDLSDVPLADPTFSLMSLR, from the coding sequence ATGACATCGCGCATTGTCATTATCGGCGGCGGCCAGTCAGGCGGCTGGGCGGCGAAAACCCTGCGTGACGAGGGCTTCGACGGCGAGATTTGCGTGGTAGCGGAAGAGGAATGGGATTTCTACGAGCGGCCGCCGCTGTCAAAAGCGTCTCTGCTGGAACCGGACGCGGCGCTCCCAAGGCTGTTTACCGACGAGGTGCAGCAGGCGCTGGACCTGACCTGGTACCGACCGCTGCGCGCTGAATCTGTCGATCGCGATGAAAAAAAAGTCCTTCTTAGCAACGGCGAGCAGCTTAGTTACAACATCCTTTTAATCGCTACCGGCGGTCGGGCGCGCCTGCCTTCGCAGGCGTGGGCCAGCCATCCGCAGGTCTATACCCTGCGCCACTGGCAGGACGCGCAGCGCCTGAAAAGTCGCCTGTCGGAAAGTCACAAACTGGCGATTATCGGCGGCGGCTGGATTGGCCTTGAGATTGCCGCTTCCGCGCGGAAAAGCTGCGTGGCGGTCACGCTGTTCGAGCAGCAGCCTGCGCTGTGCATGCGCTCGGTGAGCGGCGAGGTGTCGCAGCGCCTGGAGGCCATCCACCGCGAGCAGGGGGTGGAGATCCGTACCGGCTGCGGCGCGCTGGAGCTGGAGGACGACGGCGGCCTGCCGGTCGTCCACTGCGACGGCAACCGTGAAACCTTTGATGCAGTGTTGGTGGGGATCGGCGTCGATCTCAATCTGGAGCTGGCGCGTGACGCGGGGCTGAAAACCGGGCGCGGGATCGTGGTGGATGCCCAGGGACGCACCTCGGATCCGTTCATCTTTGCCGCAGGAGATGTCGCCCAGCACCATCACTACGGCTTGTGCATCCAGTCCTGGGCCTTCGCCCAGAATCAGGCGGTGGCAACGGCGAAAGCGATGCTCAATCCCGATGCGCCAGGTTATGACGACGCGCCGTGGCTGTGGTCGGATCAATACCAGCACAACATTCAGATCCTCGGCATTCCGCAGGCAGGCTGCCGAACGATAGTGCGTGAAGAGGCGCTGTACTTCTCGCTGGACGACAACGGGCGGCTGACGCAGCTGGTGGCGTTCAACGATGCGCGCACCGTCAAGCTGGCGAAGCGCTGGATGGCGGCAGGGCGGGATCTGTCGGACGTACCGCTTGCCGACCCGACATTTTCACTGATGTCACTGCGATAG